Part of the Falco biarmicus isolate bFalBia1 chromosome 4, bFalBia1.pri, whole genome shotgun sequence genome, CAACTTCAGATTCAATAACATTCTGAGATATGGATGCCTCATGGCTGAGTGTTGTTTTATTGGACGTGTTCCCACTGATAAGGGTATCCATGTAACtttccaaaaatgaaaaacgagacagaagcaggaaaatgctgtatCTGCAGATAGAGGCCGCCTGCCTCAGCCTGAAGCAGAACAAAGGCAGGGGTTCTGAGGCTGTCCCCACATCGGTCTGCCAAGTGCCTGCaaggaggcagagctgaagcAGCAAGGGGAGAGTGTATCACTGATTTCAAATGGATCGGGCATGACTCTGGGGGCTCTCAGTACccctgaaaaatctttttcttattttgagtGGGCATCTGTGAGCTGTTCTCAAAAGCTGTACCAGTGAATCAGGAAACTTTGGAAAAGGTTGTGCCTGTCTCTTAAGAGCTCTGCACTGTTCATTTGTTCTCATTCTTTCCTAGGCTGAAACAAGTGTGGTTCCTATGAAGAAAAATCATCAGTGATGATGCTACAGGAGGTCTCACATGAGGGTCCTTGATACGAAGGGCAGCTTTCTACTTATGTAGCTGATGGGTGAGGACAACAGGTTGGTGAAAGGAGCTACCAAGAGCTGGCAGGATGAGTTACAGCTCACCCTCTATACATGATGTGTAtcacagcagcaccaccacagccaaGCCAGGCACAGGCACAACTCTGGATGTGACTGTACCAGAAACAGCTACCATAAGCCCTGAGACTACCAGTTTCAACAGCACCAAAATCCCAGACGTGGCTAGCACCGGACCCGGCATGAGCACAATGCTGCTGTCCTTTGGGATCATTACCGTGATTGGGTTGGCTGTAGCTATGGTAAGAGAGGCCTGCtaaatatttctctctctgttgAGGATGGAGGGTGGCAAAGGGGCTCTAGGACTGATGGAAGCCATATGTGgtatcagtatttatttttaatagcagtaGGAAGTTTGGTTAAAAGAATGCAAAGCAGATTCTGTTCTGACTTGTTAAGTGGAACAGCTGCATTGATTTAAACCTTGTCAACACAGGGGCCCTGCAAGAAAGTTCATCCAAATTCAAGTTTTAAAGCAGACTGTTGAAACCACATTAATCTCCCCTGTGGACATTTGAATTTTTGAATTAAAGCGGCCTGAATCCATTTTAGCTGGACTCATTCTGGACTGCATTCCCAAGGTTCTGCTTGCTGGATATCAGCAAAGTACTTGAGATTTTCCTGCATAACTAACCTTGCTGTTAATGCTGTAGgcagcagctttcagaaacTGTAGTTCTGGGCTTGACACAGGCAATGCAAGTGCTGCAGTTCTTCTTCTGATATGTAACCAGATCATTTACCTGCCAACAGAGAACAGAAGGTAGCAGCAAGCTCCCATTCCTCATATGAGGAAGGGCTTCACTAATACAACCATCAGAG contains:
- the C4H3orf18 gene encoding uncharacterized protein C3orf18 homolog isoform X4, which gives rise to MSYSSPSIHDVYHSSTTTAKPGTGTTLDVTVPETATISPETTSFNSTKIPDVASTGPGMSTMLLSFGIITVIGLAVAMVLYIRKRKRLEKLRHQLMPMYNFDPTEEQDELEQELLEHGRDAASSQASQNKILLTSQGALQRPSRLVFTDVANAINA
- the C4H3orf18 gene encoding uncharacterized protein C3orf18 homolog isoform X6; the encoded protein is MSYSSPSIHDVYHSSTTTAKPGTGTTLDVTVPETATISPETTSFNSTKIPDVASTGPGMSTMLLSFGIITVIGLAVAMVLYIRKRKRLEKLRHQLMPMYNFDPTEEQDELEQELLEHGRDAASSQASQNKPF
- the C4H3orf18 gene encoding uncharacterized protein C3orf18 homolog isoform X5 — its product is MSYSSPSIHDVYHSSTTTAKPGTGTTLDVTVPETATISPETTSFNSTKIPDVASTGPGMSTMLLSFGIITVIGLAVAMVLYIRKRKRLEKLRHQLMPMYNFDPTEEQDELEQELLEHGRDAASSQASQNKGVLGVY